One Amycolatopsis thermophila DNA segment encodes these proteins:
- a CDS encoding TetR/AcrR family transcriptional regulator, producing the protein MDKPTRRGRERAATDQDIRRTARKLLVERGPEAVTLRAIARELGITAPALYRYYGSRDDLVEHLRLDVVADLAAELAEELSGLPDDGAVQLFAICRGFRRWALTHTKEFTLVFASPTGEVGSAAGSVATLNRANEPFGRIFLTAAGHLLANFQLEIPPAEAVPTELHDDLTAFKDDLLAVLGESGVDFPPEKLDLGTTYVMIQFWARLYGHVTLEVFGNYPIPMSKPDAVFDALLADLAREIGLDTA; encoded by the coding sequence ATGGACAAGCCGACCCGACGGGGTCGCGAGCGCGCGGCGACCGACCAGGACATCCGCCGGACCGCGCGCAAGCTCCTCGTCGAGCGCGGACCGGAAGCCGTGACGCTGCGGGCCATCGCCCGGGAACTCGGCATCACCGCACCCGCGCTCTACCGGTACTACGGCTCACGCGACGACCTCGTCGAGCACCTCCGCCTCGACGTCGTCGCCGATCTGGCCGCCGAACTCGCCGAGGAACTGTCCGGGCTGCCCGACGACGGCGCGGTCCAGCTGTTCGCGATCTGCCGGGGGTTCCGGCGCTGGGCGCTGACCCACACCAAGGAGTTCACGCTCGTGTTCGCCTCACCCACCGGCGAGGTCGGGTCGGCCGCGGGGAGCGTGGCCACCCTGAACCGGGCGAACGAGCCGTTCGGGCGGATCTTCCTCACCGCGGCCGGGCACCTGCTGGCCAACTTCCAGCTCGAAATCCCGCCCGCGGAGGCCGTGCCCACCGAGCTGCACGACGACCTCACCGCCTTCAAGGACGACCTGCTGGCCGTGCTCGGCGAGTCCGGTGTCGACTTCCCGCCGGAGAAGCTCGACCTGGGCACGACCTACGTGATGATCCAGTTCTGGGCGCGCCTCTACGGTCACGTGACGCTCGAGGTGTTCGGCAACTACCCGATCCCGATGTCCAAGCCGGACGCCGTGTTCGACGCCCTCCTGGCCGATCTCGCGAGGGAGATCGGCCTCGACACGGCCTAG
- the ptsP gene encoding phosphoenolpyruvate--protein phosphotransferase, with translation MSETRLSGVPVSPGRASGPVVAVAEPAAAPASTPAPTDPPAEAARIAPAAQAVVERLEALAGGATGDAATILQTTAAMAGDPALISEAERLVTAEGKPAPRAVYEAANGFAKALAAAGGYMAERVRDIEDIRDRVIAELQGVAPPGVPDLSGPSVLVARDLAPADTAGLDPEQVLALVTEEGGPTSHTAILARSLGIPAVVAVRGVLALNARALLVDGDTGTVEVVDAGAPVVAAVREGAAEWNGVGATADDHRVKVLGNVGSPSDAKAAAEAGAEGVGLFRTEFSYLDAPSEPSVGEQRAAYTAVLEPFAGKPVIVRTLDAGADKPLVFLSPQAEPNPALGVRGLRVAVDRPDVLERQLEAIAGAAEDSGAEVSVMAPMVATAEEAAWFAERVRAAGIARAGVMIEIPAAALAAEEILAAVDFVSLGTNDLAQYTFAADRQLGAVASLNDPWQPALLRLIALVGSAAAKTGKPAGVCGEAAGDPLLARVLTGLGMTSLSMNAAAVRAVGASLATVTLAECEAVAQAALAAPDPTAARAAARG, from the coding sequence ATGTCGGAAACCAGGCTGTCCGGGGTGCCGGTGAGCCCGGGTCGCGCGAGCGGCCCGGTCGTCGCCGTGGCCGAACCCGCCGCCGCTCCCGCGAGCACTCCCGCGCCGACCGATCCGCCGGCGGAGGCCGCGCGGATCGCACCCGCCGCCCAGGCGGTCGTCGAGCGCCTGGAAGCGCTTGCCGGGGGCGCGACCGGCGACGCCGCGACGATCCTGCAGACGACGGCCGCGATGGCCGGCGATCCCGCGCTGATCAGCGAGGCGGAACGGTTGGTGACGGCCGAGGGAAAGCCCGCGCCGCGCGCCGTGTACGAGGCGGCGAACGGGTTTGCGAAAGCGCTTGCAGCGGCGGGCGGCTACATGGCCGAGCGGGTCCGCGACATCGAGGACATCCGCGACCGCGTCATCGCCGAACTGCAGGGCGTGGCGCCGCCCGGCGTGCCGGACCTGAGCGGGCCGAGCGTGCTCGTCGCGCGGGACCTGGCTCCGGCCGACACGGCCGGCCTCGACCCGGAGCAGGTGCTCGCGCTCGTGACCGAGGAGGGCGGGCCGACCAGCCACACGGCGATCCTGGCGCGGTCACTGGGGATCCCCGCGGTGGTGGCGGTGCGCGGGGTCCTGGCGCTGAACGCGCGGGCGTTGCTCGTGGACGGCGACACCGGCACCGTGGAGGTCGTCGACGCCGGCGCCCCGGTCGTCGCCGCCGTGCGCGAGGGCGCGGCGGAGTGGAACGGGGTCGGCGCCACGGCCGATGACCACCGCGTGAAGGTACTGGGCAACGTCGGTTCGCCATCGGACGCGAAGGCCGCGGCCGAGGCGGGGGCCGAGGGGGTGGGCCTGTTCCGCACCGAGTTTTCCTACCTGGACGCGCCGTCCGAGCCGTCGGTCGGTGAGCAGCGGGCGGCGTACACGGCGGTGCTGGAGCCGTTCGCGGGCAAGCCGGTGATCGTGCGGACGCTCGACGCGGGCGCGGACAAGCCGCTGGTGTTCCTGTCCCCCCAGGCGGAACCGAACCCGGCGCTCGGCGTGCGGGGCCTGCGCGTCGCCGTCGACCGGCCGGACGTGCTGGAGCGCCAGCTGGAGGCGATCGCGGGTGCAGCGGAGGACTCCGGCGCGGAGGTGTCCGTGATGGCGCCGATGGTCGCCACCGCGGAGGAAGCGGCGTGGTTCGCGGAGCGCGTCCGGGCGGCGGGGATCGCACGCGCCGGGGTGATGATCGAGATCCCGGCGGCCGCGCTGGCGGCCGAGGAGATCCTGGCCGCGGTGGACTTCGTGTCGCTGGGCACGAACGACCTGGCGCAGTACACGTTCGCGGCGGACCGGCAGCTGGGCGCCGTGGCGAGCCTGAACGACCCGTGGCAGCCCGCGCTGCTGCGGCTGATCGCGCTGGTCGGCTCGGCGGCGGCGAAGACCGGGAAACCGGCCGGCGTCTGCGGCGAGGCGGCGGGCGACCCGCTGCTGGCGCGCGTGCTCACGGGTCTCGGTATGACGAGCCTGTCGATGAACGCGGCCGCGGTCCGCGCCGTCGGGGCGAGCCTGGCCACGGTGACGCTGGCGGAGTGCGAGGCGGTGGCGCAAGCCGCACTCGCCGCGCCGGACCCCACGGCGGCTCGCGCTGCCGCACGGGGGTAA
- a CDS encoding esterase-like activity of phytase family protein, whose translation MSKRLLIGALAGCLLLTAAPAEAAPAPVRFLGEQLVPHAPTFDGTTVGGLSGVDYDPRTGQYVFISDDRSALQPARFYTAKIPVGTRGVGTVTFTGTHPLRRADGTTYPAQGVDPEDIRTDPWTGNYLWSQEGDRTATVLADPSIQLSERDGAYVRALPIPDNERMLPDSGPRQNLVLEGLTYAAGGTLVVSALEGPLLQDGPVPTAEQGALSRITVQARTGAILAQYAYPQEPVFAPGAGGSTGVSSILAADPLDPARYLVMERSFVPGVGNKVRIYEIDTRGATNVLHTGSLVGAKVQPVRKKLLLDLADFPLSKVDNVEGMTWGPTLPGGDRTLVLVSDDNFSASQITQVIAFAVRR comes from the coding sequence ATGTCCAAGCGACTCCTCATCGGCGCCCTCGCCGGGTGCCTCCTGCTGACCGCCGCCCCCGCCGAGGCGGCCCCCGCCCCGGTCCGTTTCCTCGGTGAGCAGCTCGTGCCGCACGCGCCCACCTTCGACGGGACGACCGTCGGCGGCCTGTCCGGCGTCGACTACGACCCGCGCACCGGCCAGTACGTCTTCATCAGCGACGACCGGTCCGCGCTGCAGCCGGCCCGCTTCTACACGGCGAAGATCCCGGTGGGCACCCGCGGCGTCGGCACGGTGACCTTCACCGGCACGCACCCGCTCCGGCGCGCCGACGGCACCACCTACCCGGCACAGGGCGTGGACCCGGAGGACATCCGCACCGACCCGTGGACCGGGAACTACCTGTGGAGCCAGGAAGGCGACCGCACCGCGACGGTGCTCGCCGACCCGTCGATCCAGCTGTCCGAGCGGGACGGCGCGTACGTGCGCGCCCTGCCGATCCCGGACAACGAGCGGATGCTGCCGGACTCCGGCCCGCGGCAGAACCTGGTGCTGGAGGGCCTGACCTACGCGGCGGGCGGCACGCTCGTCGTCAGCGCGCTGGAGGGCCCGCTGCTCCAGGACGGCCCGGTGCCCACGGCCGAGCAGGGCGCCCTGTCGCGGATCACGGTGCAGGCCCGCACCGGGGCGATCCTGGCGCAGTACGCCTACCCGCAGGAGCCGGTCTTCGCCCCGGGCGCCGGCGGGAGCACCGGCGTCTCCTCGATCCTCGCCGCCGACCCGCTCGACCCGGCGCGTTACCTCGTGATGGAGCGGTCGTTCGTCCCCGGCGTGGGCAACAAGGTGCGGATCTACGAGATCGACACGCGCGGCGCCACCAACGTCCTGCACACCGGTTCCCTGGTGGGCGCGAAGGTGCAGCCGGTGCGCAAGAAGCTGCTGCTCGACCTCGCCGACTTCCCGCTGTCCAAGGTCGACAACGTCGAGGGCATGACCTGGGGACCGACCCTGCCGGGCGGCGACCGCACCCTCGTGCTGGTCAGCGACGACAACTTCTCGGCGAGCCAGATCACGCAGGTCATCGCATTCGCGGTGCGCCGATAA
- a CDS encoding response regulator → MISVMVVDDHPIWRDGVARDLSENGFDVRATAPDAAAAVRIATAVRPDVVLMDMNLGGTSGVDATRAITTSLPDTRVLVLSASGEHSDVLEAVKAGASGYLVKSASVQELVEAVRRTAEGDPVFTPGLAGLVLGEYRRMADAPAGGVTPPRLTERETDVLRLVAKGLTARQIAERLVLSHRTVENHVQSTLRKLQLHNRVELARYAIEHGLDKD, encoded by the coding sequence ATGATCAGCGTGATGGTCGTCGACGACCACCCCATCTGGCGCGACGGCGTGGCGCGGGACCTGAGCGAGAACGGGTTCGACGTCCGGGCCACCGCGCCGGACGCGGCCGCGGCGGTGCGCATCGCCACCGCGGTGCGGCCGGACGTCGTGCTGATGGACATGAACCTGGGCGGCACCTCCGGTGTGGACGCCACCCGCGCGATCACCACGTCGCTGCCCGACACCCGCGTGCTGGTGCTGTCGGCCAGCGGCGAGCACAGCGACGTGCTGGAGGCGGTGAAAGCGGGGGCATCGGGGTACCTGGTGAAGTCGGCGTCGGTGCAGGAGCTGGTCGAGGCGGTGCGCCGCACCGCGGAGGGCGACCCGGTGTTCACGCCCGGGCTGGCCGGGCTGGTGCTCGGCGAGTACCGGCGGATGGCCGACGCACCGGCCGGCGGGGTGACGCCGCCGCGGCTGACCGAGCGGGAGACCGACGTGCTGCGTCTGGTGGCGAAGGGCCTGACCGCGCGGCAGATCGCCGAGCGGCTCGTGCTGTCGCACCGGACGGTGGAGAACCACGTCCAGTCGACGTTGCGGAAGCTGCAGCTGCACAACCGCGTGGAGCTGGCGCGGTACGCGATCGAGCACGGGCTCGACAAAGATTAG
- the leuS gene encoding leucine--tRNA ligase, which produces MSEAIEETPGHRYTAELAGRVELRWQNFWADHGTFHAPNPAGSLATGGSVPSDKLFVQDMFPYPSGAGLHVGHPLGFIATDVYARYHRMIGRNVLHTMGFDAFGLPAEQYAVQTGQHPRKTTEQNMETYLRQIRRLGLGHDERRRIATIDPEYYKWTQWIFLKIYNSWYDEKQGKARPIAELEAEYAEGRRAVPSSDGRAWRELTRAEQLAILDEHRLAYISEAPVNWCPGLGTVLSNEEVTPDGRSERGNFPVFRRNLRQWMMRITAYADRLVDDLDRLEWPEKVKSMQRNWIGRSHGARVAFAAGEHKIEVFTTRPDTLFGATYVVLAPEHPLVDELAAAQWPSDVDERWTGGAATPAEAIAAYRRAASRKSELDRQESKDKTGVFVGTYAVNPVNGKEIPVFVADYVLMGYGTGAIMAVPGQDQRDWDFAEKFGLEIIRTVQPTEGFDGKAFTGDGVAINSGFLDGLNVDDAKKTIIEWLEENGHGTGTVQYKLRDWLFSRQRYWGEPFPIVYDEDGQAHAIPESMLPVELPEVDDYSPRTFDPEDADTEPSPPLSRASDWVEVTLDLGDGPKTYRRDTNTMPNWAGSCWYQLRYIDPDNAERFVDAGNEQYWMGPRPADHGVNDPGGVDLYVGGVEHAVLHLLYSRFWQKVLFDLGYVSAEEPYRRLFNQGYIQAYAYTDERGFYVPAEEVEEKDGKFFHQGKEVKQEYGKMGKSLKNVVTPDQMAADYGADTFRFYEMSMGPLADSRPWATKDVVGAHRFLQRVWRLVVSEQTGELRVSTAEPTDDDRRMLHRTIAGVRDDYSGLRFNTAGAKLIEYNNHLTKVYGAAESTPRELVEPLVLMLAPLCPHIAEELWHRLGHEDSLAHGPFPLADEKFLVEDTVEYPIQVNGKVRARIQVPADAAKDAVEAAALADEKIAALLNGGTPRKVIVVPGRLVNVVL; this is translated from the coding sequence GTGAGTGAAGCAATCGAGGAAACGCCCGGCCACCGGTACACCGCCGAGCTGGCCGGTCGGGTCGAGCTGCGCTGGCAGAACTTCTGGGCCGATCACGGCACCTTCCACGCACCGAACCCGGCCGGTTCGCTCGCCACGGGCGGGAGCGTTCCCTCGGACAAGCTCTTCGTGCAGGACATGTTCCCCTACCCGTCCGGGGCGGGCCTGCACGTCGGCCACCCGCTGGGCTTCATCGCGACCGACGTCTACGCCCGCTACCACCGGATGATCGGGCGCAACGTCCTGCACACCATGGGCTTCGACGCGTTCGGCCTGCCCGCCGAGCAGTACGCGGTGCAGACGGGCCAGCACCCGCGCAAGACCACCGAGCAGAACATGGAGACCTACCTGCGGCAGATCCGCAGGCTGGGTCTGGGTCACGACGAGCGGCGCCGGATCGCGACGATCGATCCGGAGTACTACAAGTGGACCCAGTGGATCTTCCTGAAGATCTACAACTCCTGGTACGACGAGAAGCAGGGCAAGGCCCGCCCCATCGCCGAGCTGGAGGCCGAGTACGCGGAAGGGCGCCGCGCTGTGCCCTCTTCGGACGGCCGGGCGTGGCGCGAGCTGACCCGCGCCGAGCAGCTGGCGATCCTGGACGAGCACCGGCTGGCCTACATCTCCGAGGCGCCGGTCAACTGGTGCCCCGGCCTGGGCACCGTGCTGTCCAACGAGGAGGTCACGCCGGACGGCCGCAGCGAGCGCGGCAACTTCCCCGTGTTCCGCCGCAACCTGCGCCAGTGGATGATGCGCATCACCGCCTACGCCGACCGCCTGGTCGACGACCTGGACCGGCTGGAGTGGCCGGAGAAGGTCAAGTCGATGCAGCGCAACTGGATCGGCCGGTCGCACGGTGCGCGCGTCGCCTTCGCCGCCGGCGAGCACAAGATCGAGGTCTTCACGACGCGTCCGGACACCCTGTTCGGCGCCACCTACGTGGTGCTGGCGCCCGAGCACCCGCTGGTCGACGAGCTGGCGGCCGCGCAGTGGCCGTCCGATGTGGACGAGCGCTGGACGGGCGGTGCCGCCACCCCGGCCGAGGCGATCGCCGCCTACCGCCGCGCCGCCTCCCGGAAGTCCGAACTGGACCGCCAGGAGAGCAAGGACAAGACCGGCGTGTTCGTCGGCACGTACGCGGTGAACCCGGTCAACGGCAAGGAGATCCCGGTCTTCGTCGCCGACTACGTGCTGATGGGCTACGGCACCGGTGCGATCATGGCGGTGCCTGGCCAGGACCAGCGCGACTGGGACTTCGCGGAGAAGTTCGGCCTGGAGATCATCCGCACGGTGCAGCCCACCGAGGGCTTCGACGGCAAGGCGTTCACCGGTGACGGCGTGGCGATCAACAGTGGCTTCCTGGACGGGCTGAACGTCGACGACGCCAAGAAGACGATCATCGAGTGGCTGGAGGAGAACGGCCACGGCACCGGCACCGTGCAGTACAAGCTGCGCGACTGGCTGTTCTCGCGCCAACGGTACTGGGGCGAGCCGTTCCCCATCGTCTACGACGAGGACGGCCAGGCGCACGCGATCCCGGAGAGCATGCTGCCGGTCGAGCTGCCCGAGGTGGACGACTACTCGCCGCGCACCTTCGACCCGGAGGACGCCGACACCGAGCCGTCGCCGCCGCTGTCCCGCGCGAGCGACTGGGTCGAGGTGACGCTGGACCTGGGCGACGGCCCGAAGACCTACCGCCGTGACACCAACACGATGCCCAACTGGGCCGGTTCGTGCTGGTACCAGCTGCGGTACATCGACCCGGACAACGCCGAGCGGTTCGTCGACGCGGGCAACGAGCAGTACTGGATGGGCCCGCGCCCGGCCGACCACGGCGTGAACGACCCGGGCGGCGTGGACCTGTACGTCGGCGGTGTCGAGCACGCGGTGCTGCACCTGCTGTACTCGCGGTTCTGGCAGAAGGTGCTGTTCGACCTCGGGTACGTCAGCGCCGAGGAGCCGTACCGCCGCCTGTTCAACCAGGGGTACATCCAGGCCTACGCCTACACCGACGAGCGCGGCTTCTACGTCCCGGCCGAGGAGGTCGAGGAGAAGGACGGCAAGTTCTTCCACCAGGGCAAGGAAGTCAAGCAAGAGTACGGGAAGATGGGCAAGAGCCTGAAGAACGTGGTCACGCCCGACCAGATGGCGGCGGACTACGGGGCCGACACCTTCCGGTTCTACGAGATGTCGATGGGCCCGCTGGCCGACTCCCGCCCGTGGGCGACCAAGGACGTCGTCGGCGCCCACCGGTTCCTGCAGCGCGTGTGGCGCCTGGTGGTGTCCGAACAGACCGGTGAGCTGCGGGTGTCCACGGCGGAGCCGACGGATGACGACCGCCGGATGCTGCACCGGACCATCGCGGGCGTCCGCGACGACTACTCGGGCCTGCGGTTCAACACGGCCGGCGCGAAGCTGATCGAGTACAACAACCACCTCACCAAGGTCTACGGCGCGGCCGAGTCGACGCCGCGCGAGCTGGTCGAGCCGCTGGTGCTGATGCTGGCGCCGCTGTGCCCGCACATCGCCGAGGAGTTGTGGCACCGGCTGGGCCACGAGGACTCGCTGGCGCACGGCCCGTTCCCGCTGGCGGACGAGAAGTTCCTGGTCGAGGACACGGTGGAGTACCCGATCCAGGTCAACGGCAAGGTCCGCGCGCGCATCCAGGTCCCGGCCGACGCGGCGAAGGACGCCGTGGAGGCCGCGGCCCTGGCCGACGAGAAGATCGCGGCGCTGCTGAACGGCGGCACGCCGCGCAAGGTCATCGTGGTGCCCGGGCGCCTGGTGAACGTCGTCCTCTAG
- the macS gene encoding MacS family sensor histidine kinase gives MSRRFGPTAREPATPLWWGTIGLRVLTLLFAFGAVIVHRADYERPWLAWTVLGAMTLWTVATALVYAREALRWRWRWFVLADVAVTCLLMLTSPWILTDEQNAAVAPLITTVWVAGAPVAAGTRFGGVGGVVAGLVVAAATGVAREGFTLDVARDGVLLVASGLLIGMSASTARKSAAVLAEALRTEAANAERERLARDIHDSVLQVLARVRRRGAELGGEAAELAELAGEQEIALRALVSTGPVRHVAGETDLRAALQLLGSSKVQVAAPAGEVALPSRTTDELVAVVREALSNVDKHAGPAAKAWVLLEDVGGEVVVTVRDDGPGIPEGRLADAESEGRLGVVRSMRGRVADLGGTISLDTAPGRGTEWEIRVPRT, from the coding sequence GTGAGCCGCCGGTTCGGGCCGACCGCGCGCGAACCGGCCACGCCGCTGTGGTGGGGCACGATCGGCCTGCGCGTGCTGACACTGCTGTTCGCGTTCGGTGCGGTGATCGTGCACCGGGCCGACTACGAACGGCCGTGGCTGGCCTGGACCGTGCTCGGCGCGATGACACTGTGGACGGTCGCGACCGCGCTCGTCTACGCGCGGGAAGCGCTGCGGTGGCGGTGGCGCTGGTTCGTCCTGGCCGACGTGGCGGTCACGTGCCTGCTGATGCTCACCTCGCCGTGGATCCTGACCGACGAGCAGAACGCGGCCGTCGCCCCGCTGATCACGACCGTGTGGGTGGCCGGTGCGCCGGTCGCGGCCGGTACCCGGTTCGGCGGGGTCGGCGGGGTGGTCGCGGGGCTGGTGGTCGCGGCGGCGACGGGCGTCGCGCGGGAGGGGTTCACGCTCGACGTCGCCCGCGACGGCGTGCTGCTGGTGGCCAGCGGCCTGCTGATCGGGATGAGCGCGTCGACCGCCCGCAAGTCCGCGGCCGTGCTCGCCGAGGCGCTGCGCACCGAGGCCGCCAACGCCGAGCGCGAGCGCCTGGCCCGCGACATCCACGACAGCGTGCTGCAGGTGCTCGCCCGCGTCCGGCGGCGCGGCGCCGAGCTGGGCGGGGAGGCGGCCGAGCTCGCCGAACTGGCCGGAGAGCAGGAGATCGCTCTGCGCGCCCTGGTGTCCACCGGGCCGGTGCGCCACGTCGCCGGCGAGACCGACCTGCGGGCCGCGCTGCAGCTGCTCGGCTCGTCCAAGGTGCAGGTCGCCGCGCCCGCGGGGGAGGTGGCCCTGCCGTCGCGCACGACCGACGAGCTGGTCGCCGTCGTCCGCGAGGCGCTGTCCAACGTCGACAAGCACGCCGGGCCCGCGGCGAAGGCATGGGTGCTGCTGGAGGACGTCGGCGGCGAGGTCGTCGTGACGGTGCGGGACGACGGGCCGGGCATCCCCGAGGGGCGGCTGGCCGACGCCGAATCCGAGGGCAGGCTGGGGGTGGTCCGGTCGATGCGGGGACGCGTGGCCGACCTCGGTGGCACCATCTCCCTGGACACCGCGCCGGGGCGGGGGACCGAATGGGAGATCCGGGTGCCGAGGACATGA
- a CDS encoding DUF1707 SHOCT-like domain-containing protein, which yields MGEETETRALSPRDLRVSDAEREHVVEVLQKAIGRGMIDLDEFTERTDTALAARTRGELNQVLADLPGLTHPDVHSSAPPVYSPDQRLELNAKYSSLVRNGHWLVPPEVVVRNRYGATKLDFSEAQISTPVVRVELDCKWGSVEVTIPEHGSVDLNAITEIKYGSLQDKTASDGKPGNPRLVFAGRLHGGSLVIRYPRRGFFGH from the coding sequence ATGGGCGAGGAGACCGAGACCAGGGCGCTGTCCCCGCGCGACCTGCGGGTGTCGGACGCGGAGCGCGAGCACGTCGTCGAGGTGCTGCAGAAGGCGATCGGCCGCGGCATGATCGACCTCGACGAGTTCACCGAGCGGACGGACACCGCGCTGGCCGCCCGCACCCGCGGTGAGCTGAACCAGGTGCTCGCGGACCTGCCCGGTCTCACGCATCCGGACGTCCACTCGTCCGCCCCGCCGGTGTACTCGCCGGACCAGCGGCTCGAGCTGAACGCGAAGTACTCGTCGCTGGTGCGCAACGGACACTGGCTGGTGCCGCCCGAGGTGGTGGTGCGCAACCGGTACGGCGCCACGAAGCTGGACTTCAGCGAGGCGCAGATCTCGACCCCGGTGGTCCGGGTCGAGCTGGACTGCAAGTGGGGATCGGTCGAGGTGACCATCCCCGAGCACGGGTCGGTCGACCTCAACGCGATCACCGAGATCAAGTACGGCTCGCTGCAGGACAAGACCGCCTCCGACGGCAAGCCGGGCAACCCGCGGCTGGTGTTCGCGGGCCGCCTGCACGGCGGGTCGCTGGTGATCCGGTACCCGCGGCGCGGCTTCTTCGGCCACTAG
- a CDS encoding Cmx/CmrA family chloramphenicol efflux MFS transporter: protein MPLPLYLLAVAVFAMGTSEFMLAGLLPDIASDLDVTVGTAGTLTSAFAVGMIVGAPVVAALARNWSRRSSLLGFILAFAAAHALGATTTSFPVLFATRVVAALANAGFLAVALTAAATLVPSGRKGRALAVLLSGTTAATIAGVPGGSVLGTLVGWRATFWAVAALCLPATLGILKGIPAGGDEDEAIGRPALRAELTQLTRPRLVLVMLLGALVNAATFGSLTFLAPVVTGSAGLGELWISVALVLFGAGSFVGVNVAGRLSDRRPGPVIAVGGPLLLIGWPALAMLATEPVALFILVFVQGALSFALGSTLITRVLYEAAGAPTLAGSYATAALNVGAAAGPVIAAATLGTEAGDLGPLWASGLLVAVALLIALPLRTALTAGRSTEVLR from the coding sequence ATGCCTCTCCCGCTGTACCTGCTCGCCGTGGCGGTCTTCGCCATGGGCACCTCGGAATTCATGCTCGCCGGCCTCCTGCCGGACATCGCCTCAGACCTCGATGTCACGGTCGGGACAGCCGGCACGCTCACGTCGGCCTTCGCGGTCGGCATGATCGTCGGTGCGCCTGTCGTGGCCGCGCTTGCCCGCAACTGGTCCAGACGCTCCAGCCTGCTCGGGTTCATCCTCGCTTTCGCGGCAGCTCATGCCTTGGGCGCCACCACCACCAGCTTCCCGGTCCTGTTCGCCACCCGGGTCGTCGCCGCGCTCGCGAACGCAGGGTTCCTCGCCGTCGCTCTGACGGCTGCCGCCACGCTGGTCCCGTCCGGCCGGAAGGGACGTGCGCTGGCCGTGCTGCTGTCCGGCACGACGGCGGCCACGATCGCCGGTGTCCCTGGTGGTTCGGTGCTCGGCACGTTGGTCGGCTGGCGGGCCACGTTCTGGGCGGTCGCCGCTCTCTGCCTACCTGCAACTCTCGGCATCCTCAAGGGAATCCCAGCAGGGGGTGATGAGGATGAGGCGATCGGCAGGCCGGCGTTGCGAGCGGAGCTCACCCAGCTCACCAGGCCGCGGTTGGTGCTGGTGATGCTGCTCGGCGCGCTGGTGAACGCCGCGACGTTCGGAAGCCTCACCTTCCTGGCTCCCGTGGTGACCGGCAGCGCCGGGCTGGGCGAGTTGTGGATCTCTGTCGCTCTGGTGCTCTTCGGTGCCGGTTCCTTCGTGGGCGTCAACGTCGCCGGCCGACTGTCCGACCGGCGCCCGGGTCCGGTCATCGCGGTCGGCGGTCCGTTGTTGCTCATCGGCTGGCCGGCCCTGGCGATGCTGGCCACCGAGCCGGTCGCCCTGTTCATCCTCGTGTTCGTGCAGGGCGCCCTGTCGTTCGCGCTGGGCAGCACGCTGATCACGCGGGTCCTCTACGAGGCCGCGGGAGCTCCCACCCTGGCGGGCTCGTACGCGACCGCGGCGCTCAACGTGGGCGCCGCCGCGGGCCCTGTCATCGCGGCGGCCACCCTCGGCACCGAAGCCGGGGACCTGGGGCCGCTCTGGGCGAGTGGTCTCCTTGTCGCGGTCGCACTGCTCATCGCGTTACCGCTCCGCACCGCTCTCACGGCCGGCCGGAGCACCGAGGTGCTCCGGTGA